AGTTCCCGTTCCCCCAGTTGGCCGTGGCGGTCACCACCAGCCGGTCCCAGCCGGCCGGGGCGCCTGGGATGCGGACGTCCAGCGCACCCTGCGGGTCCGTCGTGCCAATGCCCACGCGTCCGTTGATGACGGTGAGCCGCTCGGCCCCCGACTGCCACAGGCCGATGGAGTCGTCCGGGTCGTTGTCACAGCCAATCATCAGCTTGGTCGTCTCACCGGAGATGACGTAGTAGCGGATGAAGGCCTGGTCCCCGCTGCCACCGCCCGGGTCGGAGGGGAACTGGATGCCCGCGGTGGGAGCGTTGCCCACCGTGGGGACGAGCGCGCCGCGGGTGACGCGCACGCTGCCAGCGCCCCGGGCCTTGAGGTTCAGGTCCTGGTCGGCGTTCGAGCCGGTGGCGTACACGGTGTTATGGCCGAGTCCCACGCCCTGGGTGCCGTTGGAGTGCCGGAACTCGACGCCGTCGTCGGCCGCGAAGTCGCCGGTGACGTACAGCGTGCGGTTGCTGCCGTGGGTGCCGGTGCGGGTGTTGCCCTGGATGTCCAGCTTCGAGCCGGGCGCGGTGGTGCCGACGCCCAGGTTGCCCGTCACCGTCAGCGCGCCGGTGATTCCGCCACCGGTGACGTTGAGCTTGGTGTTGCCCAGGCCGGTGATGGACGTGCCCAGCTCCGTCAGGCGGGTGAGCACGTCGATGCTCTTCACCGTGAGCGCCACCGAGGCGTCCACCCGGTTCACCTTCAGCGAGGCGGTGGGGACGATGCTGTCCCCGTCGAGCTGCTTGCCGTCGTCGGCCCCCCGGTGCGTGTGCGTGCGGACCTCATCCCGCAGCTTGATCTGCATGTTGTTCCACATGTCCGCGAGGATGGGGTCGCCGGACTTCGCGGGGTAGAAGGGGTCACTCATGGGAACCTCGAGGAGTTGAAGCGGGTCGCGCCGAACACGCCGGCCCAGGAAAGCTCTTCCTGGGGCTCCGGCAGCTGGTCGCTCAGTTGGATGGTGTAGCCAAAGTCCGTGAGGGCATCCTTCGGCTCCAGCTTCTCCGGGAAGGACATGGAGACCTCCTGCCGGGCGGGGCCTTCCTCCATGGAGACGACCTCGGACGGCATGGGCAGGGTGAGCTCGATGCGGGTGCGCACCCCCGCCGCGCGCCCGTACTCCAGCGCCGCCGCCAGCTCGCGCACCAGCCCTGGCAGCCCGGGCACCAGGCCCTCCGCGTCCGGCTCCAGCAGGTGCGGAGGCACGTAGTCGGCGGGGATGCGCAGCACGCAGGTGGCGGGGGTGATTTCCGTCCAGTCGAAGCGCAGGTCCGCGCGGGGCGTGGCGCGAGTCACCTTCGCCTGGGCCTCCGCCTCTTTCAGCCGCGCCTCGGACCAGCCCAGCAGGTAGGAGCGGATCTCCCCGCGCACCAGCGTGTCGTAGCTCCAGTGGCTCTCCCCGGGAACCAGCTCGGGCAGCCGCTTGTTCTCCTCGAAGACGGAGAAGCGCGTCCCGGGTGCGTCGAAGCGGGTGAGGGGCCCCACGTCGTCCTTGCTGGAGAAGCGCGTCGGGTGCGCCAGGATGAGGGGCTCCTTCGCCGGGCGCCCGTCGATGGCCGGCGGGCGGTCATTGCGCAGCGTGAGGGTTCCTCCCTTGGGTACGAGTCCGAGGAAGAACAGGTCCAGCCCCGACTGCTTGTGGCGGAGGACGGGGACGGCGATGTCGGCCTCGGTGGCCTTGAGGGAGATTTCCGGGGTGGCCGTCTCCAGGCCGCCGTTGGCGGTGAGCAGGTGCTGGCCCCCGAGCACGTTGCGGAACTGCGCCGCCTGGGAGGTGGGTGGGTTGTCGTCCAGCTCGACGCGCAGCGGGCGCCAGGTACCATCCGCCTTCTGCACGGTGAAGTGGCCCACCGCCGTGGAGCCCTCCCAGTGAAGCTGTGGGGGCTGCTGGGCCAGGTACACCAGCGACACCAGCTGCAGCAGGGCGGGCGCGGAGCCCAGGCCCGTGCGGTGCAATTCCACCAGCGCGGCGAGGTGCTGGCGGAAGTACGCGTCCGGCTCACCCCGGCGCGGCTGGAGGTTGTAGAGCTCGCCCAGCCGGCCCAGCTCGGAGGCCCCCTTGACCTCCAGCGAGTCCTCCACGCCGAAGCCCCGCGCCAGGGTGTACCAGCGCGAGCGCATCAGCCGCGTCAGCCCGGTCTCCATCCGCCCCAGTTCCGCGGCGAGCGTGGAGAAGAAGAGGTTGAGCCGGGTGCCGCCATGGAGCACCAGCGGCAGGTAGCCCACCATGCGGCGCGCGCGCTGCTCGGGCGTCATCCGACCCCCACCAGCTCGGCGTTGCCGAGCACCAGGCGCACGTCCTTCTTCAGCGGCAGGGTGGTGAGCGCGCCCTGCACCGGCGGCGTCTCCACCCGGACCAGCGTGACGGACAGGCCGGTGTCCAGGGTGACGTTGCAGGACAGCAGCCCCTCCACCCGGGCCTGGGCCTTCAACGTCGCCTGCAGGTCTTCCCAGGTGATGCGCGCGTCGCGGTTCGCCTGGACGTCCTCGGCGAGCCGGGCCGCGTACACGTCCACCGCGGCGCGCAGCGCCTGGCGCACCTGCTCGGGCGTGCGCACGTCTGCGGCCGGCAGGGAGACGACCAGCTCCAGGCTCCAGGTGAGCGGGCGCAGGCGGGAGATGCGCGGCGGCTTGCGGTCCAGGTCCACCGCGGGCGTCTCCAGCGCGTCCATGCGCCAGTCGCGGCCGGGGCCGTACACGCGGCTGCGGTCCTCCTTCACCAGCACCTTGTCCAGGGGGTTGGCGGGGTCCACGCCCCAGCCGAAGGTCTCCACCTCCAGGTCGCTGATGCGGCGCACGGCGGGGTTGCCGAAGAGGATGGCCTCCAGCTTGCGGCGGCTCACCGTGTCGCCCACCGGCAAGTCCCGCGCGAAGCGGGAGAGGGCCTGCTGGAGCTCGCGGCGGAGCCGGTCGAAGGTGGCCTCGTCCATGTCGGGGTCCACCGGCTCCACCTGGAAGGCCACCTGGAAGTAGACGGTGCGCGCGTAGCGCAGGCGCACGCGGATGCCGGCGGCCTTGGAGGCGCGGATGGCCCCTTCCACGAGCGTCACGCCCGCCGCGTTCTCCTCGAAGCCCGCATCCCCCACCAGCACGTCGATGACGCCCGGCGGCGCGTCCTCCGGCTCGCGCACCGTGACTTGCCGCACGCCCTGCTGGCGCACGGCGGCGGCGATGGCCTCCAGCGTGCCCTTCTCCCCGTCACGCAGGGCGGTGCGCGCGCGCGCGCGCAGGCTGTCGTCCGTCTCGTCCTCGCCGGTGCGGCGCAGGGGCGCGCGGTTGATGACGGACTCGATGCCCAGCACCGGCCGCGGCATGACGCTCAGCCGGCCGGGGTTGATGACGGTGGGGGCCTGGCGGGAGGCCTCCGAGTCGTCCTGGATTTCCTGCACGCGGACGACCAGACGCGTCTCCCCGCGGCGCAGCACCGCCTCCTCCATCGTCTCGAAGAGGGGCAGGGGCTTGGAGTCCGCGGCCAGGCCGGTGACCTGCCGACCGGCGGGGATGCCGATGTCGTCCGGCGCCGGCGAGGCGCGGCTGAACTCCACCTCTCCGGTGAGCCGACCCGCGCGGGCGCGCTCCAGGCCCAGCACGGCCACCACGTTGTCCAGCGCCGCGCCCTCGGCGGTGTTGAGGTAACCCGAGTGGTGGGCCAGCTCCATCATGGCGTAGAAGGTGGCCATCTCCCGGGCGTACGCCTCCGCCAGGGTGCGCGCCATGCTGCCCGTATGGGTGTCTGTCCCCGGCCCCAGGTTCGACAGCAGCCGGTCGACGATGGCGCTGAACGAGGTTTCTTCTGGGGGAATGAGGCTCAAAAGGAGATCTCCCAGGTCATCTTCATCACCATGTTGGGGCCGCGGTTGACCTCCTCGAAGCGCACGCGGTTGAAGAGGACGCGGGTGGTGGCGCCCTGGGTAATCTGGATGCCGGCCTCGGTGAGCGGCTGCACGGTGGCCTGGGTGAGGGCGGGCAGGGTGGCCGTCACCGTGGCGCGGATGACGCTGAGGCCGTCCGCGCGGGTGATGACCTCCACCTTCGGAGCGGCGTCCAGCGCCTGGTCCACCTGGGTGCCCAGCTGGGTGTCGGAGACCTGGGCCTGCGCGGTGCCCGTGCCCACGGCGATGGCCCAACGCGTGGGCAGCGCATCCACCTTTCCCATGAGGAGGTTGGCCAGCAGCTGCTTGCCGGCGGTGGTGATGAGGTTGGGTACCGTGCGGCGCTCCACCAGCGTGCCGTCCGTGCCCAGCAGCTCGAGGGTCAGCACCCCGCTCACTGCCTGTTTCTCCCTGAGGTCCATGGCGCTCTCCCGAAGTCGTTCGTGCCGTGCGCTCAACCGAGGTCGAGCGCCAGTCCCAGCTCCACCGCATCTCCCGTGATGGCCCGGATGCTGGCCCGCACGTCCACCGCCCCGGGCAGGTCCGCGCGGGCGCTGACGGTCAGCGCCGTCACCTCCTCCACGCGCGGGTCCTCCTTGAGGGCCTGCCGCACGTAGCGGCGCAGCAGCTCCAGGTTGGCGCGGTCCAGGGGCTCGCCGATGAGGTCCGCCACGCGGCTGCCGTAGCGCGTGTGGCCCAGCTCGACCAGGTGCCCGCGGTAGACGATGAGCCGCATCGTCAGCGCCTGGATGAGGTTCTCCTTGCCGCTCACCGTGGTGGCCCCGGTGTCGGTGGACCAGTCGAGGTCCACGTCGCCGGACTCCTTGAAGGAGAGCCGCAGGTCCGTCTTGAGCTCGTCCGCGCTCACATCAACCTCCCGGGCGCGGCCGTGGCGCCGGGCGAGCTGGCGATGCCTGGAGACACCTTGAGCCGCGTCATCATCTGCGTGAGCGCGTTGGACAGCGTCTCGGCCATGGCCGAGGCCAGGTCCGGCGCGTTCTCCCCCTGGATGCCACCCGCCTGGAGGAAGCCCAGGGCCAGGGGCTGCAGCAGGGGCTTCGGCGGGGCCGCGCCCATCAGACTGCCGGGCGCAGCCGTGGTGAAGCCCGCGATGGCGATGCCCGGTGCCACCATGACCATCGTCGTGAAGAGGATGAGCGCCTGCTCCACCGTCTGCGCAATCGCCTTGGCCAGCGCGCCCTGCTTCTCGCCGTTGATTTTGTTGGCGGCGAGCATCCCCTGCGCAATGGGCTCTATCTGCGAGGCCCCCGGGCCGCCCGCGGGAGGGGGCAGCATCATCCCCGGGCCCGCCGTGCTGCCGGAGCCCGCCGGAGGCGGCGCCGCGGCGGGAATGCCCGGTGCCACCATGGCCATGGACACGAAGAGGGTGAAGGCCTGCCCGCACGTGCTCCCGAGCGCCGCCGCCAGGTCGGGCGCGTTCTCCCCGCGCAGGCTGGCCGACTGCATGGCGGCCTTGGCGAGGTTCTCGATTTCACTTCCGCTCGGTGCCGGCATGGTTACTTGGCCTTCACGTCCTGCGAGCCCTTGAGCGGAGCGCCCGTGAAGTAGCACTTGTGGCTCTTCTCGGTGATGACGCCGCTGCCGCCAGTGCCCAGGTCAATCTTCCCGGACGCATCCACCGTGCAGTCCGTGCACTTGAGCTGGACGTTACCCTCCACCTCCAACATCAGGTCCGTCTTGCCCTTGATGGTGATGACGTCGTCCTGCTTCACCGTCACCACCGTCTCCCCGGCGGTGAGGACCACGGACTGGTCCTTGTCGATGGAGATGGACGTCTTGCCTCCGGGGGGCGCGACGACGCGCCACTCGTCCGCCTCGTGGATGGGCGGGTTGACCTCGTCCGAGTAGAGGCGGCCCACGACGATGGGGCGGTTGGGGTCTCCGCCCAGGTAGGAGAGCAGGACGAGCTCTCCCGCGCGCGGCGCGCTCACCATGCCGATGTGCGGGGTGGCGATGGGCACGCGCCGCAGCTCCAGCCCGCTCTCACGCAGCTTCACGTTGCACTCGTGGTTGTGCGTGTCGCCGTCCGCGTGGGGAAAGGAGCTCGTCACCACGCCGATGTCGCCCTGGCGCAGGGACGCCAGCTCGTCGCGGATGATGGCGCGGATGATGGTGACCAGGTCGCTCATGTCGCGCCTCCCGCGGCGAGGGCCGCCTTGCCAGGGGTGGGGGACACGGGCTTCGCCGGAGCCTGCACGAGCCGCTCTCCCAGCGTCTTCAGCGTGGCGGTGATGTCCGTCACGGACGCGCGCAGCTGCTTCAGGGACTCCTCCGGGAGGAAGCCCTGGAGGATGGCCGTCGCGCCGGCGCGGAGCTTCTCGAGGAGCGCGAGCGCCGCCCGGCTCGCATCCGCCAGGGGCGCCAGGGGCTCCATGCCCATCTGTCGCAGCTCCTCTCCGGAGGAGTCCGCGAGCTGGTGCATCCCCTCGAAGGCGGGCTCCAGGTTCTCCAGCAGCCGGGGGATGGCCGCCACCTGCTCCAGCTTCGCAATCCAGGAGGTAATCAGGTCCAGCACCCCGGTGAGCGCCTGGAGCGCTGACTTCACCGCTTCTCCAATGCCGAGCTGTCGCACGAGGTCCACCAGGGCCTCCACGGTCTGCGTCTTGAGCAGCTCGTCCAGTGCGTCGATGAGCCGGGTGATGCCGGCGAGGATGTCGGCCGTGGTGGTGCTCACGGTTTGGCCTCCAGGTCCTTGAAGGGGCCCAGCGGGTCGAAGTCCGCCAGCACTCCGCCCAGCTCGGTGGCCTCCTTGGCGACGCGCTGGAGCTTCGCCAGGAAGTCGCCCGCGCCGGCAATGGCCTTGATGAGGCTGAGGGCCGCGCCGAAGTCGATGCCCTTCACCATCTCCAGGAGGCTGACGCCCTCGGAGGCGAGCTTCTGGATGAACTCGCCCAGGCTGCCGGCGCTGCGCAGCGAGTCGACGAAGCCGCCGATGGCCGCGGGGTTCACCTTGCCGAGCGAGCCCAGCAGGCTGCTGAAGTTCTTCCCGGTCAGCGAGTCCTTGCCCTGGTTGACGACGGAGCCCAGCTCGTCCGGCGTGAGGTGGCCGAGCAGCTCCGGGTTGGCGTCCACTGCCTCCATGAGCGAGCCGGGGTCCTGCAGCACGCCCGCGGCGGCCACGGAGCCCTCGGCCCACGAGGCGGCGTCGTCGGCCACCGCGTCGTCCACGGCGGCCACGCCCGCGTCGGCGGCGGCGGGCGGCTCCAGGTACTCCTTCACGCGGAGGAAGAAGCTGAAGCGGCTCTCGTGGCCGGCGAGCTGCTTCACCTGGAAGTCGGCGATGAGGACGTCGGTGAGGTCGGCCCCGGCGATGGCGTCCGCGGCGAACGACATCGGCGTGGTCTTCATCTGCGCCTGGCGCAGCTCCTCCAGCTCGGCCTGGGTGTCATCGCCGAGGAGGATGCCCTCCATGACGATGGTGACGGGCTCGCGGCCCAGGTCCTGGAAGACGCTGCCGGACTGGCCGGGCACGCG
Above is a genomic segment from Pyxidicoccus trucidator containing:
- a CDS encoding phage baseplate assembly protein V yields the protein MSDLVTIIRAIIRDELASLRQGDIGVVTSSFPHADGDTHNHECNVKLRESGLELRRVPIATPHIGMVSAPRAGELVLLSYLGGDPNRPIVVGRLYSDEVNPPIHEADEWRVVAPPGGKTSISIDKDQSVVLTAGETVVTVKQDDVITIKGKTDLMLEVEGNVQLKCTDCTVDASGKIDLGTGGSGVITEKSHKCYFTGAPLKGSQDVKAK
- a CDS encoding DNA circularization N-terminal domain-containing protein; its protein translation is MPVRIGRIELTGLTNVYTEDARNLVQQRVPGQSGSVFQDLGREPVTIVMEGILLGDDTQAELEELRQAQMKTTPMSFAADAIAGADLTDVLIADFQVKQLAGHESRFSFFLRVKEYLEPPAAADAGVAAVDDAVADDAASWAEGSVAAAGVLQDPGSLMEAVDANPELLGHLTPDELGSVVNQGKDSLTGKNFSSLLGSLGKVNPAAIGGFVDSLRSAGSLGEFIQKLASEGVSLLEMVKGIDFGAALSLIKAIAGAGDFLAKLQRVAKEATELGGVLADFDPLGPFKDLEAKP
- a CDS encoding DUF2634 domain-containing protein, yielding MSADELKTDLRLSFKESGDVDLDWSTDTGATTVSGKENLIQALTMRLIVYRGHLVELGHTRYGSRVADLIGEPLDRANLELLRRYVRQALKEDPRVEEVTALTVSARADLPGAVDVRASIRAITGDAVELGLALDLG
- a CDS encoding tail fiber domain-containing protein; translated protein: MSDPFYPAKSGDPILADMWNNMQIKLRDEVRTHTHRGADDGKQLDGDSIVPTASLKVNRVDASVALTVKSIDVLTRLTELGTSITGLGNTKLNVTGGGITGALTVTGNLGVGTTAPGSKLDIQGNTRTGTHGSNRTLYVTGDFAADDGVEFRHSNGTQGVGLGHNTVYATGSNADQDLNLKARGAGSVRVTRGALVPTVGNAPTAGIQFPSDPGGGSGDQAFIRYYVISGETTKLMIGCDNDPDDSIGLWQSGAERLTVINGRVGIGTTDPQGALDVRIPGAPAGWDRLVVTATANWGNGNSHVTLGAGGAAGGAAGIMFNNPHVSWMASEARASMRYGISGGVPAGRWWDVGVRTSGAFSMALENSYQAMWLSPDGNVGLGTNGPQAPLHVQQRGVAGIRLQEHNNTGRFLNILYEGQGTAVFYHQNGQGYYMPQDGSWNRNSDVSLKENIASIGGVLERVLALQPVSFDWKATGTRSIGLVAQAVEPLFPELVAEAEPEPGRRIKSISYDTIGVLAVAAIQELKRQYDEKLRTLEERIQALTAR
- a CDS encoding baseplate J/gp47 family protein; translated protein: MSLIPPEETSFSAIVDRLLSNLGPGTDTHTGSMARTLAEAYAREMATFYAMMELAHHSGYLNTAEGAALDNVVAVLGLERARAGRLTGEVEFSRASPAPDDIGIPAGRQVTGLAADSKPLPLFETMEEAVLRRGETRLVVRVQEIQDDSEASRQAPTVINPGRLSVMPRPVLGIESVINRAPLRRTGEDETDDSLRARARTALRDGEKGTLEAIAAAVRQQGVRQVTVREPEDAPPGVIDVLVGDAGFEENAAGVTLVEGAIRASKAAGIRVRLRYARTVYFQVAFQVEPVDPDMDEATFDRLRRELQQALSRFARDLPVGDTVSRRKLEAILFGNPAVRRISDLEVETFGWGVDPANPLDKVLVKEDRSRVYGPGRDWRMDALETPAVDLDRKPPRISRLRPLTWSLELVVSLPAADVRTPEQVRQALRAAVDVYAARLAEDVQANRDARITWEDLQATLKAQARVEGLLSCNVTLDTGLSVTLVRVETPPVQGALTTLPLKKDVRLVLGNAELVGVG